The DNA window ATCATCACGCAGAGCGTGGAGGTTGACCTGCCGGACGCCACCGATTCCAAAACGGTGTCCAGCGATGACAATCCGCCGGTGATCCTCGAAGTTTCCGGCGTAGGTCAATACACCCTGGTGGTGGATCACAACCGTATGGAGCTGCTGCCGCCTGAGCAAGTCGCGGCCGAGGCCAAGTCGCGTTTGGCGGCTAACCCGAAAACGGTCTTTTTGATCGGCGGTGCGAAGGAAGTCCCTTACGATGAGATTATCAAGGCATTGAATATTCTCCATCAGGCGGGCGTGGCTTCCGTGGGGCTGATGACCCAGCCGATCTGACCGTAAGGCGAACGGCAACCCGGTTCCTGCGCTGCGGCCCAGGAACCCCGTATAAGCAACACCAGTTTTTGGGAATCTATTTTGGTAAAGGCAACTGAGCAAAACGATAAGCTGAACCGCGCCGTTATTGTTTCGGTCGTTCTGCACTTCATATTGATTGCCCTGCTGATTTGGGGATCGCTGCAGGAAAAGGTCGACATGGGCGCCGGCGGCGGTGGCGATGGCACCGTGGTGGGTGCGGTGATGGTCGATCCCGGCGCGGTGGTGGAGCAGTACAACCGCCAGCAGCAGCAGAGCAACGATGCGCAGCGTGCCGAAAAGCAGCGCCAGAAAAAAGCGGAGCAACAGGCCGAAGAGCTTCAGCAGAAGCAGGCGGAGCAACAGCAGCGCCTGAAAGAGCTGGAGAAAGAGCGTTTGGCGGCGCAGGAGAAAGCCGCGCAGGACGCCAAGGCGCAGGCTGAACAACAGCAGAAGGCGGCGGAGCAGCAGAAACAGGCTGCCGAGCAGCAAAAAGCGGCGGAAGCCGCCGCAGCCAAGGCCAAAGAGCAACAGAAGGTTGCCGAAGCCGCCGCCGCCAAGGCGAAAGCCGAAGCGGAAAAGATAGCGAAGGCGCAGGCGGACGCGCAGAAGAAAGCTGAAGCGGAAGCCAAGAAAGAAGCGGCCGCCGCTGCCGCCGCCAAGAAACAGGCGGAAGAGGCGAAGAAAGCCGCGGCCGCCGCCGCAGAGCAAAAAGCCGCAGAGGCCGCAGAGAAGAAAGCGGCCGCTGAAGCCGAGAAAAAAGCCGCAGCGGAAGCCGAGAAGAAGGCCGCCGCCGAGGCAGAGAAGAAAGCTGCGGCCGAGAAAGCGGCAGCCGCCAAAAAAGCCGCTGCGGACGCCAAGAAGAAGGCTGCCGCTGAGGCTGCGAAACAATCGGAGGAAGTTAGCGATCTGTTTGGCGGCCTGGCGGACGGCAAGAACGCGCCGAAGGGCGGCGGTGCCAAATCGAAAGGTGATGGTAAACCGGCCGGGCAGGGCAATGCCAAGGCGGCAGGCGCCAACGGGGCGGATATCAACGGTTATATTGGGCAGGTTAAAAGCGCGATTGAAAGCAAGTTCTATGACGCCAGTTCATTCGCCGGCAAAACCTGTGACCTGCGTATCAAGCTGGCGCCGGACGGCCTGCTGATAAGCGTACAAGCGGCAGGGGGCGATCCGGCATTGTGTCAGGCCGCGGTATCTGCCGCCAAGTTGGCGCATATACCGAAGCCGCCGAGCGATGCCGTTTATCAGCATGTTAAGAATGCTACCCTTGAATTCAAACCTTAATAATGGTTGTTTGAGCTGAGTGATATCACAGGGATGTACTAAGGTAACCAACAGGGATTATGTAGTTTTACGTGAGTTGGTTTGTTAAAATTCTGCTAATTTATCGCAGGCATCCCGCCTGGATAAGGGAGATGAGATGAAGCAGGCATTTCGAGTAGCGCTAGGTTTTTTAATTCTGTGGGCGTCCGTGCTGCACGCGGAAGTTCGCATTGAAATCACCCAAGGGGTCGACTCCGCTCGCCCGATTGGCGTGGTGCCGTTTAAATGGGCGGGCCCAGGCACGCCGCCGGAAGATATCGGCAAGATTGTCGGTGCGGATCTGCGCAACAGCGGCAAATTCAACCCGATCGACGTGGCGCGTATGCCGCAGCAACCGACCTCCGCGTCTGAAGTGACGCCGGCGGCCTGGACTGCATTAGGCATCGACGCCGTGGTTGTCGGCCAGGTTCAACCTGGTGCCGACGGCAGCTACCTGATCTCCTACCAGCTGGTGGACACCTCGGGTTCGCCGGGCACCGTATTGGCGCAGAATCAGTATAAAGTGACCAAACAGTGGTTGCGTTATTCTGCTCATACCGCCAGCGATGAAGTGTTCGAGAAGCTGACCGGCATCAAGGGCGCATTCCGTACCCGTATCGCCTATGTCGTACAGACCAACGGCGGGAAATTCCCGTACGAGCTGCGCGTAGCGGATTACGACGGTTACAACCAGTTCACGGTGCACCGTTCGCCTGAGCCGCTGATGTCACCGGCCTGGTCGCCGGACGGCAGCAAACTGGCTTACGTGACCTTCGAGAGCGGCCGTTCCGCGCTGGTGGTGCAGACCTTGGCTAACGGCGCTATCCGCCAGATCGCTTCGTTCCCGCGCCACAACGGTGCGCCGGCGTTCTCGCCGGACGGCAGCAAGCTGGCTTTCGCGTTGTCCAAGAGCGGCAGCCTGAATCTGTATGTGATGAACCTCGGCTCCGGCCAGATCACGCAGCTGACCGATGGCCGCAACAACAACACCGAACCGACCTGGTTCCCGGATGGCCAGTCTCTGGCGTTTACCTCCGACCAGGGCGGGCGTCCGCAGATTTATAAAATCAGCGCCAGCGGCGGTGCCGCACAGCGTCTGACGTGGGAAGGCTCTCAGAACCAGGATTCTGAAGTCAGCTCCGATGGTAAATTCCTGGTGATGGTGAGCACCAACAGTGGTGCACAACACATCGCCAAACAAGATCTTGGATCGGGCGCCGTTCAGGTTTTGACCGGCACCTTCCTGGATGAAACGCCTAGTATTGCGCCAAACGGCACCATGGTGATCTATAGCTCCACGCAAGGTATGGGCTCCGTGTTGCAGTTGGTGTCAACTGATGGGCGTTTCAAAGCGCGTCTTCCGGCAACTGATGGACAGGTCAAATTCCCTGCCTGGTCGCCGTATCTGTGATGCATGTGTAAATATGTATGGCAAACTATAAAAGGATCAAAGAAATGCAACTGAACAAAGTGCTGAAAGGGCTTCTGCTGGCACTGCCAGTTCTGGCTGTAGCAGCTTGTAGTTCTAACAAAAGCGCAAACAACGACCAATCTGGTATGGGCGCTGGCACTGGTATGGAAAACGGCAGCAGCAACCTGTCTTCCGAAGAACAAGCTCGTCTGCAGATGCAAGAACTGCAGAAGAACAACATCGTTTACTTCGGTCTGGACAAGTATGACGTAAGCTCCGAATTCGCTCAGATGCTGGACGCGCACGCTGCATTCCTGCGTAACAACCCGTCTTACAAAGTGACCGTTGAAGGCCACGCTGACGAACGCGGCACGCCGGAATACAACATCGCTCTGGGTGAGCGCCGTGCTAACGCCGTTAAAATGTACCTGCAAGGTAAAGGCGTTTCCGCTGACCAGATCTCTATCGTTTCTTACGGTAAAGAAAAACCAGCAGTACTGGGCCACGACGAAGCGGCTTATGCTAAAAACCGTCGTGCCGTTCTGGTTTACTAAGAGAATCGCATGAACAGTAACTTCAGACGTCACCTGTTGAGTCTGTCGTTACTGGTTGGCGTAGCGGCCCCCTGGGCCGCTACTGCCCAAGCGCCAATCAGTAATGTCGGCTCCGGCTCGGTCGAAGACCGCGTCACTTCACTTGAGCGTATCAGCAATGCTCAAGGCCAGCTTTTAAACCAACTCCAGCAACAACTCTCTGATAACCAACGCGACATTGATTCTCTCCGTGGGCAAATCCAGGAAAGCCAGTATCAGTTGAATCAGGTCGTTGAACGCCAGAAGCAAATCTATCAACAGATGGATAGCCTCGGCCAGAGCGGCGCTCAGAGCGCCTCTGCGGCGGCGGGCGCTGCCAGTGGGGCAGCCGCAGGCGCATCTTCCGATGCGGGCGGCAGCACGCCTGCGGCCGCTTCTGCGACGCCGAGCGGTGGTGATGAGAACAGCGACTACAACGCCGCTGTTTCTCTGGCGCTGGAAAAAAAACAGTATGACCAGGCGATTTCCGCCTTTCAGTCCTTCGTAAAACAGTACCCGAAGTCTACCTATCAGCCCAACGCCAACTATTGGCTGGGTCAGTTGTTCTACAACAAGGGTAAAAAAGACGACGCGGCCTACTATTTTGCGGTGGTGGTGAAGAATTACGCTAAATCACCGAAGGCGCCGGACGCCATGTACAAGGTGGGTATCATCATGCAGGAGAAAGGGCAGGCCGATAAAGCCAAAGCCGTGTTCCAGCAGGTGATTAAACAATACCCAACCAGTGCGGCGGCCAAACAGGCGAAAAGTCGCGTAGGCGGTTAATAGTCAGAAAAATGAGCCCAGAAGTTAGTCGATTTGACCGATTTCTGGGCTCATTCGCGTGAAGAACAAGCAGTTGAACGCATCAGTAAAAAATTTAGGTTGCGCTGCCAAGATAAATTAGTAATATATGCCGCCGTTGCCAAGACATCTTGCAAGATGTTAAAGCGGCAGGGAAATTGGGTCGTTAGCTCAGTTGGTAGAGCAGTTGACTTTTAATCAATTGGTCGCAGGTTCGAATCCTGCACGACCCACCAATTTCTGAAGTAGCAGTAACCACAACAGTGGGTGATTAGCTCAGTTGGTAGAGCATCTCCTTTACACGGAGGGGGTCGGCGGTTCGAGCCCGTCATCACCCACCACTGTTATGGGTCGTTAGCTCAGTTGGTAGAGCAGTTGACTTTTAATCAATTGGTCGCAGGTTCGAATCCTGCACGACCCACCATTCTTCGAGAATGGCTGCGATAGAGAATCGTAAAGGATGAGAACCGTAAAGGTTCGAGTCTCGCGAAGCGAGACAACATCACTCCGGTGATGGCCCGCAAGGGCGAGGCCAAAGGCCGAGTTATCCTGCACGACCCACCATTCTTCGAGAATGGCAGCTTCAGAATCGGTTTGATGTGGCAAAGTAAAGGTCCGAGTCGAGTACCCGTCGAGTTGTCCTGAACCTCCCCATCCTTGTTTTCCGCGAGTCGGTTTTTTGTAACCTATTCGCCATCAGCAGTAAACCACATCAGTGGGTCGTTAGCTCAGTTGGTAGAGCAGTTGACTTTTAATCAATTGGTCGCAGGTTCGAATCCTGCACGACCCACCACTCTTTAATAGAGTAAGGTGTTAAATCGTCAGGATGAGAACCTTAGAGGTTCGAGCCTCGCAAAGCGAGACAACATCACTCCGGTGATGGCCCGAAGGGCGAGGCCAAAGGCCGAGTTATCCTGCACGACCCACCACTCTTTAATAGAGTAAGATGTGAAAAATAGCAGTACTACAGCAGTGGGTGATTAGCTCAGTTGGTAGAGCATCTCCTTTACACGGAGGGGGTCGGCGGTTCGAGCCCGTCATCACCCACCACACTGCGGGTCGTTAGCTCAGTTGGTAGAGCAGTTGACTTTTAATCAATTGGTCGCAGGTTCGAATCCTGCACGACCCACCAATTCAGGAAAAAGCGCCTTTTGGCGCTTTTTTCGCATCTGTAATCCCGCACCCGAATCTTCTGCTTTCTCGTTTCAACACCGCAACGTTCTGCATCTCGTCCTTCTCTGAACGCTATACGTTCTCACCGGGGCATTATCTGCAGCGATTTGCGTGGTCAACGTCTATGTTTTTTAATCCATTAAACACTGAGTGCGCAAATATGAAAATATCAGCGGACTTTTCGCGCGACTTTAGGTATTTTGTTTAGTATATAAAACTAAGGGCGTTGCGGCAGGGAGATATTCACGCGGCAGGCGCCTAGCCTAGCATGAGATTGCAGCGATGAGTGAAATGTTTGATGTCAACGCGGCGGTGTATCCCTTCCCGCCGAAACCGGTACCGCTGGACGTAGCGGAAAAAGCCTTTTATCGCGAGAAGATCAAAACCCTGCTCAAGCAGCGCAACGCGGTAATGGTCGCCCATTATTATACCGACCCGGAAATTCAGGCGCTGGCGGAAGAAACCGGCGGCTGCGTGGCGGACTCTCTGGAAATGGCGCGCTTCGGCAGCGCCCATCCGGCTTCCACGCTGTTGGTGGCCGGCGTGCGTTTCATGGGGGAAACCGCCAAGATCCTCAGCCCGGAAAAGCAGGTGCTGATGCCGACCCTGTTTGCCGAATGCTCGCTGGACTTGGGCTGCCCAGAAGAAGAGTTCCATGCGTTTTGCGACAGTCATCCCGATCGCACCGTGGTGGTCTATG is part of the Serratia surfactantfaciens genome and encodes:
- the tolR gene encoding colicin uptake protein TolR translates to MARVRGRSRRELKSEINIVPLLDVLLVLLLIFMATAPIITQSVEVDLPDATDSKTVSSDDNPPVILEVSGVGQYTLVVDHNRMELLPPEQVAAEAKSRLAANPKTVFLIGGAKEVPYDEIIKALNILHQAGVASVGLMTQPI
- the tolA gene encoding cell envelope integrity protein TolA; this encodes MVKATEQNDKLNRAVIVSVVLHFILIALLIWGSLQEKVDMGAGGGGDGTVVGAVMVDPGAVVEQYNRQQQQSNDAQRAEKQRQKKAEQQAEELQQKQAEQQQRLKELEKERLAAQEKAAQDAKAQAEQQQKAAEQQKQAAEQQKAAEAAAAKAKEQQKVAEAAAAKAKAEAEKIAKAQADAQKKAEAEAKKEAAAAAAAKKQAEEAKKAAAAAAEQKAAEAAEKKAAAEAEKKAAAEAEKKAAAEAEKKAAAEKAAAAKKAAADAKKKAAAEAAKQSEEVSDLFGGLADGKNAPKGGGAKSKGDGKPAGQGNAKAAGANGADINGYIGQVKSAIESKFYDASSFAGKTCDLRIKLAPDGLLISVQAAGGDPALCQAAVSAAKLAHIPKPPSDAVYQHVKNATLEFKP
- the tolB gene encoding Tol-Pal system beta propeller repeat protein TolB, which codes for MKQAFRVALGFLILWASVLHAEVRIEITQGVDSARPIGVVPFKWAGPGTPPEDIGKIVGADLRNSGKFNPIDVARMPQQPTSASEVTPAAWTALGIDAVVVGQVQPGADGSYLISYQLVDTSGSPGTVLAQNQYKVTKQWLRYSAHTASDEVFEKLTGIKGAFRTRIAYVVQTNGGKFPYELRVADYDGYNQFTVHRSPEPLMSPAWSPDGSKLAYVTFESGRSALVVQTLANGAIRQIASFPRHNGAPAFSPDGSKLAFALSKSGSLNLYVMNLGSGQITQLTDGRNNNTEPTWFPDGQSLAFTSDQGGRPQIYKISASGGAAQRLTWEGSQNQDSEVSSDGKFLVMVSTNSGAQHIAKQDLGSGAVQVLTGTFLDETPSIAPNGTMVIYSSTQGMGSVLQLVSTDGRFKARLPATDGQVKFPAWSPYL
- the pal gene encoding peptidoglycan-associated lipoprotein Pal; translated protein: MQLNKVLKGLLLALPVLAVAACSSNKSANNDQSGMGAGTGMENGSSNLSSEEQARLQMQELQKNNIVYFGLDKYDVSSEFAQMLDAHAAFLRNNPSYKVTVEGHADERGTPEYNIALGERRANAVKMYLQGKGVSADQISIVSYGKEKPAVLGHDEAAYAKNRRAVLVY
- the cpoB gene encoding cell division protein CpoB — protein: MNSNFRRHLLSLSLLVGVAAPWAATAQAPISNVGSGSVEDRVTSLERISNAQGQLLNQLQQQLSDNQRDIDSLRGQIQESQYQLNQVVERQKQIYQQMDSLGQSGAQSASAAAGAASGAAAGASSDAGGSTPAAASATPSGGDENSDYNAAVSLALEKKQYDQAISAFQSFVKQYPKSTYQPNANYWLGQLFYNKGKKDDAAYYFAVVVKNYAKSPKAPDAMYKVGIIMQEKGQADKAKAVFQQVIKQYPTSAAAKQAKSRVGG